One Micromonospora eburnea genomic region harbors:
- a CDS encoding DUF4132 domain-containing protein has product MGWLPAGDSYEVSLVDGKVAARSTGPRATGRPLKMLPKVLRDDPEVDRLRQLAQWLDRHSAECLARVEAWVVSSLPVPTGLLARVWPDPAWQDALRDLVVLGDDPAEPGFLRDVTDTGDLRVVNLDGETVRLSPASATLPHPVRLPDLADLREFADELDVTQRVEQLHRGTWGRPADLRDRDTTITDFRGATVPNRLAARAATLGYRVSGSQVRCRIWEAGRTVEAAMWFDEDYWDSEATLGTLSWSVVDGPTLRLTEVGPAAWSEGMRMATALSGAVTGTGKSA; this is encoded by the coding sequence ATGGGCTGGCTACCGGCGGGAGACTCGTACGAGGTCTCCCTCGTGGACGGAAAGGTGGCGGCCCGATCCACCGGCCCGCGGGCCACCGGCCGTCCACTGAAGATGCTGCCGAAGGTGCTGCGGGACGACCCCGAGGTGGACCGGTTGCGCCAGCTCGCCCAGTGGCTGGACCGGCACAGCGCCGAGTGCCTGGCCCGGGTCGAGGCGTGGGTGGTGTCCTCGCTGCCCGTGCCGACCGGGCTGCTGGCCCGGGTCTGGCCGGACCCGGCCTGGCAGGACGCGCTGCGCGACCTCGTGGTGCTCGGCGACGACCCGGCCGAGCCGGGCTTCCTGCGGGACGTCACCGACACCGGTGACCTGCGCGTGGTCAACCTCGACGGAGAGACCGTCCGGCTCTCGCCGGCCAGCGCCACGCTGCCTCACCCGGTGCGCCTGCCCGACCTGGCCGACCTGCGCGAGTTCGCCGACGAACTGGACGTCACCCAGCGGGTCGAGCAACTACACCGGGGCACCTGGGGCAGGCCCGCCGACCTGAGGGACCGGGACACCACGATCACCGACTTTCGCGGCGCCACGGTGCCCAACCGGCTGGCCGCCCGCGCCGCCACGCTCGGTTACCGGGTCTCCGGCTCGCAGGTCAGGTGCCGGATCTGGGAGGCCGGCCGCACGGTCGAGGCCGCCATGTGGTTCGACGAGGACTACTGGGACTCCGAGGCGACCCTGGGCACCCTCTCCTGGTCCGTGGTGGACGGGCCGACGCTGCGGTTGACCGAGGTCGGGCCGGCGGCCTGGTCGGAAGGAATGCGGATGGCGACGGCCCTCTCCGGCGCCGTGACCGGAACGGGGAAGAGCGCATGA